Part of the Nicotiana tabacum cultivar K326 chromosome 20, ASM71507v2, whole genome shotgun sequence genome, cccgagacgacccgcagccagcagagtctctttcaaattactgtatttactttctgtccaatattgtattccggacggttgttgtactatattatttcctagaaattgctcatatacttgtgacaccgggttctgggatgatcacggaatttttcagtagttaaatttttGTAAAGGCATCCTCATTTATCCAgcggagtttattatttattatttatttgtttaaaggaaatgacttcaaaataattaaaatgagaaattgctagtaaatttgtggttggcttgcctgacagtggtgtccggcgccatcacgacccttagtggattttgggtcgtgacaggggaGGGAGTGGAAGATACGTTAGAGTGATTTTAGGatactaattattatcattaattcccttaaaatgtacataaatggtaattgggtatataaaatgtaattatagtaaaacttgagtagggagaataatatagtttcatatagcgtataggaatgtaaaaattcctattAATTTTGGCATGGTGTGACAACGGACCTACGTAATTGGCAGAAAAAAGTTCTAGTTGGCACCAGATAGCCAATATTTATACATCACAATAAGAGTGTGTATATCACAATTTTATTTACCTTCTTAGTGTATATCGAAATGTATATtaatctttttccttctttgtctatcttaaatatgaaattttaaatataattatttaaaatttattattgtctttatatcaatgtatatcaaaataaaaataattatattgctTGTATATCGCAGTATATGACACATCGAATATGTGTATACCAAAATGAATATCAAAAATTTATGTTTTTTCTTTGTGTATATCAAAATatatatcaaaaatttattttatttttttagatatTAAAATGTATACCAAAATTTATTTACCAcgattatatttagtattttatattttagaacttgctCTAAACCTATTATATTaaaatttattttccttctttgacAAGAACAAAATTGAAATAAGTTTATCCAAAATGAATTTCTCCTTCTTAAAATCAAATTGGACGATTTGATTCCGATTTAATTTATTGCCATATCTAACAATATATTCACAATATACACACGGATATACATGGTGATATACATAAATGTATACCACCTCAAACACAcatattttctttcttataatttaaaaaaaaaaaaaaaagacaaggagggaagaagaagaaaattggaATCTGCCGCTTGAAAAAGCAAGAGAAGAAAGGCGAAATTTATTAGTACGAGAATTTACATCTACGATAGGTAATTTGAAAGGAAAATATAATTCGGTAATCGCAATGTTGGATCCTCATAATAATTAGTGCGAGAAACTTTTGTGACATGCGGCAGACTTCGACCGTATCGTTGGAattgaaacaataataataaaaaaaataaatagaaatccTTATCCTAACTTTGTTTGAGATGCAGACCAAGTTCTGCAAGGAAAACTTTATAGTTCTATCTAGAGTAATTCCCACACGCAGTATAAAAGGGCCCAGCTAAAATATTGAAATAtggggaaagaaaagaaaaaaagattgaagaaaaaaatagaagaagaaatattcgagagagaagaaaaaatacGGGGAGAGAGAATAGATAAGAAACTAGAGTTTTTTTAGATTTGGCTATACAATGTCAATCTTTTTAGGCTGCCTTTGCCAAACTAATATAATGCTAAAAAAATTACCAATTCTCTTTATGTGTTGtcatacaatgtcattttctccTATTAATTTGTGGGGAAGTTACATATTTGACCGACCAGCTAAAAATAATTGTATccgctaatatatatatatatatatagacacacacattatacattaatatataaaaaatatatattttatatcttGCTATTTTTTAGAGCGGCTGTACTGTAtagttttttcttattttattgaGAAATTATGTGGCCCATTTTCAAGTGACAAGTTTCTAATTTTCTTTTCACATTAAAAGGTAGAACTAATATTtttcgttccaatttatgtgtcATTGTATACGtaattaaaaacaaaaacaaacaaaaaaaaagttttgGAATTGGGATCATAATATCATGACATTTTTGTGatcataaaaatatataaaagtttaaaattaaattattttaaaatataaaaatatatactaTTTTTTTGGTGACGATAAAAGAATGATGGGATTTGCAATACAAGATTCAACGCGTGTAATTTttggtatgtattcaaatgttgaattttatttcttgaaaattttaagtaTTTAGAAATTACACAAGTGTGTTACAATTGATAGATAGAAATAGTCTCTCCAAGTTTATATGATTAAGTTATCTACCTATATGTCATAATAAAACTTGTACTATAAACTTACGATTTATAAGCAAGGTTATTAATGAGCTAGATTTCGTGATCTTAAATCTCACATTATTTTATTGGCCAGCCTATACTTTACTTGCCAAATAAAGAATCCGTTAATTATATGACAgataatgtcaaaaataaaaaatgcaaatatacacatggtttgtatttatttttttccttctctttttcttaCTTTGATTAAACTATTTGGTGTTCACAAGTCATTTGGCATGACCAATTCAACTGGAGTTTTAACGTTTTCTATCAAAGAGGACTTCATTTTCAAGACTCGAATTCGAGATCTCTGATTAAGAGTGGAAGGACGCTAAAGTTTTCCAATTTATATCAGGTCTTTCTAAtaaatatatttcataaatttagTTTGTTTCTCTAATTATTTTAGATCCTCTAAGTGGATTCCTTATTTGATCAAATTACATTGTAAACGTATGTTGTATATGTATCTGTTTGGTCTTTGCTCGTAGTTGCTTTATTTATTTCTTTGACATAATTTcattcaagtgttggaaagcaTATATAGTCACTGATATTCTGCTTCCTTTAGTTCAATATAAGCGCTTCCCCTTTAATAGGCTCTATGTAATACATATCTGAATTAGTTAGACTAATGAATATCGAATATCAAATGacaacctccacttccaatcaagaggttgtgagttcgagtctcctcAAGAGTaaggtgagaagttcttggagggaaggatgccgggggtctatttggaaacagcctctctaccccagggtaggggtaaggtctgcgtacatattatccttcccaaaccccactaagtgggattatactgggttgttgttgtatattaaaaaaataaatagtactTAGTAAAATATAGACTAAAGAGACTGAAGAATTAATGTTGCCCTCGTGCCCATGTCACCTATGCATATGTGAGATTGTGCATTCAAATGTAGTTAATATTCCTTTgcgccccctccccccccccccccctcacacACAAAACAAATACCTCCTACAAAAATGGACCAATAAAGACCCCATGATTGCCATTAATTCTATTTCAAAGTTCACACCATTTTTGAGTTTTCAACAACCAAACCACAAACTTCAACTTCATTAATGTCATGAGTCTCTACTTCAAAGGATAGTTTTTTTTTGACGTACAAAACTTTGGATCGAGCCGTAGAATCAGCCGATGTGATTGTATCAGAGTAGATTGCTTACATTATACCCTTTTAGGATACAGTCTTTCACCGAACCTTGCATGAACACGAGATACTTGGTGTACGGGTACATAAATATGATAAAGATTGCTCTTTTCTAATTTCTTCTTCTATATACAGTACTATATTCAAGAGGTAATAGCTGCCAAAATGTTGCTGAGGAGTAAAAACGACCAATTTGTAGCAATGATGGTATTATTTCTGGTTGGGTTTCATGGAATTTGTTTGGCTGAAGAGAACATAAACAGAAGAAGCTTTCCAGAAGGTTTTGTTTTTGGAACTGCTTCTGCTGCTTATCAGGTTTGTTTCTTTTTTGGTCCAACagaacctctctataacagtctcgtttgttccgaatatttttggctGTTATAATGAAGTGCTGTTGTAAAgaacatatatatattataacgtaACATAAAAATTAGTTTCAAAaaagcttggcttttatagtgaagtattgttatagagaggtctgacggtattattttttctaattatcttATTTCTTTGTCTCCGAGAATTTCCATTACTCgttctcttcattttcatttttgttgtcttGAATCATCTATCTTTGtctatattcttcttcttcttcttatatatTGCCTCCACTCCAGTTTGtgatcttttttcctttttagctCGTTATATTTTTCTAAACTTGAAAAGAATAACATGAATTTTTCATTTTAccttaatatataaaaattattttacttcccATACAAATATTATGATATGTTTAAGactttaaatttcaaaagtcttataatcacacaaatacggTTTAAGATCATACGCTTCGAAagttttttcttaaacttcatacCGAATCAAATAGGTTCACAAATTACCTTTAAAGTAATCCGATCATGTAAAATTCTTTTACATAGCAATGTATATAAGTTaaaccaaaagaaaaatagaactGGTACAAAAGACGCAACTTATTTGCTGCCCTAATGCCTACAACATTTATATATTAGGTAtaattattaatctaaaaatcACATATCTAAATATAAGAAATAATTAGCGGAACAAAGTGGCACCTTGGAGTACTAACAGTAAAGTTGTCTTCGTGTGacctacacatatatatattattggttCGAGCCGTACAAGCAGTCACTAATATTTACACTATAGTAGGCTATTTAAATTACATCCTTTGGGGTATGACCCTTTCCCGGTGAACACTGGATATCTTGCACCGGGctgttctattttattttattttattttttagttagcAGAATACAATATAAAATTGGTCTCAACTTGCATGATAGTTTATGTAATGTGTTATTTGAAAATATGTTGGCAGTACGAAGGCGCCGTGAAAGAAGATGGAAGAGGTCCAACTATATGGGACAAATTTGCACATACTTTTGGTAATTAGCTACAAAACATTTTATATATGTACCCTTATGGATCTAACACATGCATGATAGTTACACTGtcatattaaaatattatagttATAGACAAATTAGTATAAATCAAGTGATGTAAATCTGATGAATTTttttatgaccaaattacaacATACTATAATCTAGCTATTACTTATATTGTAACTGAAATTTTCATTAGTTATGCTTGTTCATTCAAATTCATAGAAAAATATTAGCAGCGCAGCAAGATTGCAATTCTTTGACTTTTTCACCTCATAAGAACTAGTGTAAAATTGAAGTCTAATTGTTGCGTTTTTTTTACTTAAATTAATAATGTTGCTACAATTGGCAAAGTGTAAAGATGGTGCAATGTTTAATaagttgttatatttggctttgggTGAAAGGTAAAATACTCGACTTTAGCAATGCAGATGTCGCGTTGGATCATTATCACCGTTTCCAAGTAAGTCacttttcaattaattaaagaaaaactgGCCATGAATATTTAATTACAagtaaattttattataaatattaatttataatCTGATAAAAATTGATAAGGGACCTGTAATACAGGTCAGACTATACTAATAATGTAACAAGTATACTAGTATATTGATATTGGAAAAGTATTTTCTTGAAACAGGAAGATATACAACTGATGAAGGACATGGGAATGGATGCTTTTAGGCTTTCCATTGCTTGGTCTAGGATATTTCCCAGTAAGTTTTCTTTTTATCTATATCTCTATTTTATTAACCaagtttgttttcaaaaatatattCCACTAAGATTTTTTTCACTATAAACATCTATAGctatattataattataattataatattataatattatattattaaagaGAGGGAAGAGCCTCCACATTACGTCAAGTGGCAGCCTCACAATAGGCCATTTGGCAATGTATGACAACACTCCTATAAAATAGGAACTACAAATTTcaggtttttttatttttttaaaataactaattttatATGTGGCTTATTAAACAAAGTAACACATTAATAACAATTTATATTTACAatgtaataatactaaatattagataatataataaagaaaaatacataacaaaaaaatTATTCGATCACTGTATGAGTCTCCTTTGacttaatagagattttattatcGGGTATACTATATCGACAAATAAGATAacaattgaaatttattaaagcaaAACGATCTAAAATGTTCAAACAAGCTCAATCACAATTTAAtttgattaatattttttaatattgaccgTGCATCGCGCAACTACGACTATAGTAATATTTCATATCCTCAAACTCTAGCTACTTTATTACACTTGTATAATTGTATGGAGCTAAGTCAAACTCGAGGTTAAATAAATTTAAGTATAATAAAAAAAGACGAGAGGGGTTTGAGTTAGTGGCAAATAGTTCATTTCTAACATCatgttccttcctttttttttaaaaaaaaaaaaaatctttaaaatctTACTTTTAATTGTTTAGACTAATTATGTGTTTATACAGACGGTTCTGGGAAGATCAATCAGGCTGGAGTAGATCATTATAACAAAGTCATTGATTCGTTATTGGCCAACGGTAAGCTTAGGGTGTATTTAATTTATGAAGGAAAGAACGTTTTCGAGTCATTTTCTGGTGTTTGGctgccaaaaatatttttgaaggtaaAAATATTTTCGAGTCATTTTCTGGTGTTTGActgccaaaaaatattttttgaaggaAAAGACTTTACACGAAAAGGGTGAAAATTGACCTCCCTTCACCCAATTATCTCAACTCTTAGTTTCTTATTACTGGTTTAACCAACACTTAGACATTATTATCCATCTTAAATACTCAAGAAGTCTAATCAAAACACTAATGGATTTGCTAATACTATTATCGATCTTTAGTAAATATTTTTTCCACAAAATATTTTACGTCCAACCAAACACACCATTTCAATAGAAAATAACTCATTTTCTTGAAATATTTTCTCGTGGTTGACATTTGACTCACTAATCATAGTCTCATTTTGCAGGGATTGGACCATATGTGACCCTCTACCACTGGGACCTTCCTCTAGCTCTGGAAGATAAATACAAGGGATGGCTCAGTCCAGACATCATGTAAATAGGAGCTTATTAATTTAACTTCTCTATCTTTggtaaaaataaatattgtaAAACATAATACTATAAACTTAGATCACTTAACTCATTGCAGACAAGACTTCGCGATATATGCAGAGACGTGTTTTCTAGCATTTGGTGACCGAGTAAAGCATTGGATCACACTCAACGAACCCCATAATTTTGTGCAACAAGGGTATGATCTAGGCAGCCAACCACCGGCGCGTTGCTCTATCCTCCTTCATGCCTTTTGTAGTGAAGGGAATTCTGGTACTGAGCCTTACATTGCTGCACACAATGCTCTCTTGGCTCATGCTACTGCAGTGAACATTTATAGGCAAAAGTATAAGGTACTGATCCTAATAATTAAGGACATAACTTTCACTAACTTGTTACAGATTACCATTCTTTATTTGTAGCATGGTTTTATACAAAATGACATGTGATATATATTGACAGCAAAATCAACAAGGGTCAATTGGGATATCGTTAGATTCGTATTGGTATGAATCAGCAACTAACCACAAAGAAGATATCGAAGCAACAAAACGAGCAATGGATTTTCAGCTAGGCTGGTAAGTACTTTTGACTCATACTTAAGCTCAATTGTTGCAGATGTAAAATCGAGCACTTATATTATCTATTCGATAATCTACTCATTTTATAATCTGTTGCTCTTAATATGATGTGATATTATCTGCTTTGGATCAAGTTCATTTTCCCTAAAGGACTCGCACCATTAAGAGCATCTAACTCCTTTAAGTAGCTTATTTTTCCTTTCTACATCCACATGATCCGAGTATTTATGGTCACCGAAGCCCAGAGGAGAGGTTGTGTATACATCTTTGAAACTACGGGTAAAGATAGTAAACCAGCCCATAGACGGGCAAAGGCACTAAGCCAGGCCCTATTCCATCACTCTGTCATCCTCATACTCTTCACGACAAATTAttagctctgataccagttgttggacTAAAACTGCTCAAAAATACTCTTAACATGGtatgatattgtccgctttgggccaAGCCCGCACGATTTTCCCAAAAAGCCTCACACCATTAAGAGTATCCAACTCTTTATAAGTAACTTATTTTTCCTATCTACTTTCCATGTGAGACTTTATTCCCACCTCCCAATACATTCGAGCTTAGAGATTACGAAG contains:
- the LOC107795840 gene encoding beta-glucosidase 6-like, with the translated sequence MLLRSKNDQFVAMMVLFLVGFHGICLAEENINRRSFPEGFVFGTASAAYQYEGAVKEDGRGPTIWDKFAHTFGKILDFSNADVALDHYHRFQEDIQLMKDMGMDAFRLSIAWSRIFPNGSGKINQAGVDHYNKVIDSLLANGIGPYVTLYHWDLPLALEDKYKGWLSPDIIQDFAIYAETCFLAFGDRVKHWITLNEPHNFVQQGYDLGSQPPARCSILLHAFCSEGNSGTEPYIAAHNALLAHATAVNIYRQKYKQNQQGSIGISLDSYWYESATNHKEDIEATKRAMDFQLGWFIEPLVFGNYPSTMISRVGSRLPKFSQEESSLLKGSFDFIGINHYTTWYARSNITNLIGFLFNDTTSDSGATVLPLRLGKPIPDRANSVWLFIVPHGIRSLMNYIRVKYGNPTIIITENGMDDPNSLFISRKDALKDEKRIKYHKDYLTNLLASIREDGCNVKGYFVWSLLDNWEWQEGFSSRFGLYYVDYNDNLKRYPKNSVKWFNNFLSSA